The Daucus carota subsp. sativus chromosome 9, DH1 v3.0, whole genome shotgun sequence genome window below encodes:
- the LOC108202751 gene encoding uncharacterized protein LOC108202751: MHFISCPHHIFLHATTSCIGWNKSYGNRVNNRVRFKNNKYDVIAAGSEGRDSEFEIDQDKAREALKKLDQQLQSISDKPVSPPKIRAAEVKYTREQAEIDRSTAQSTGLADGSFQVSLIVVLLIFSIFYNIVFITVIKPSIDGPDSPPTTLSTREEVTKVAVLQKLPLGTGYLLEP; encoded by the exons ATGCACTTCATCTCTTGTCCTCATCACATATTTCTCCACGCAACAACCAGTTGCATTGGATGGAATAAATCATATGGAAACAGAGTCAACAACAGAGttagattcaagaataataaatatgatgTTATTGCTGCTGGCAGTGAGGGGAGAGACTCAGAGTTTGAGATAGACCAGGATAAGGCTCGAGAGGCACTCAAGAAGCTTGACCAACAACTTCAGTCTATTTCTGATAAACCCGTCAGCCCCCCTAAAATCAGAG CTGCTGAAGTAAAATATACAAGAGAGCAAGCTGAAATTGATCGTTCAACAGCTCAATCGACAGGGCTTGCTGATGGATCTTTCCAAGTTTCTTTGATTGTGGTTCTTCTCATCTTTTCAatattctataatattgtatttatTACTGTAATCAAACCATCCATCGATGGACCTGATTCACCACCAACCACATTGTCCACGAGAGAAGAAGTAACAAAAGTGGCTGTTTTGCAGAAGTTGCCACTGGGAACAGGATATTTACTTGAACCATGA
- the LOC108202736 gene encoding uncharacterized protein LOC108202736 — protein sequence MPSSAIPSSWSSHNRPELLIARLRSAGEGRLKALRELKNQIIGNRTKKLTYIKLGAVPSVVEILTSAVFDTSGDVHSILIQSCAVLGSFACGVDAGVKAVLEAGAFSHLMILISHRNDKVVDAAARSLRMIYQSKLAPKYDFLYAKNIEFILSLLNKGNENVTGLGASIITHSCWSKMEQRALSDAGVLKKLVSLLRGSLSQRDASLESLASLIKDNPEVISKFVGPESGRALSAVTELTKDRYPRTRLLACMCLIVVQSSSPASLQVAGIKMKLITILLELMDDPGEVGDEAGFALSSFISESEDLQKLAFEANVVDRLCDHLQNCLLQTRRYQGILLALAGLCSKLECCRSKIFSHKAFNLIIDALNHERSEVRVAACICLKSLSRSVQHLSAGHFKTELIIMPLVKLLCDTSTSEQVAALGAISNIVIDFAMHKSLLVKCGGVKQLVQLSKSMDSTIRVNAVWALRNLMFLVDNTCKEGIFSELTAMTLRSLICDPKPSVQEQALGLVRNLVDGSVDSIEYMFLEDCLLLNTVGRQLLSASKTEVLIQGMFVLCNVSSGNEFHKEAVMHQLMTPADPDTLSIVVKFLQNSDSQLRVAAVWALVNLTSPSSPGAFARVVRLRNAGVVQQLKTMVTDPCLDVKLRVRTALGQTMTFDASVV from the exons ATGCCGTCATCAGCTATACCTTCATCCTGGTCTTCTCACAACCGGCCGGAATTGCTAATTGCTCGCCTGAGATCCGCCGGAGAAGGCAGACTCAAAGCTTTAAGAGAATTGAAGAACCAAATAATCGGCAATCGCACCAAAAAGCTGACGTATATCAAGCTCGGCGCTGTTCCTTCCGTCGTCGAGATTCTAACCTCCGCCGTTTTCGACACCTCCGGCGATGTTCATTCAATTTTAATTCAGTCGTGTGCTGTTCTCGGAAGCTTCGCTTGTGGTGTTGATGCTGGTGTTAAGGCCGTGCTTGAGGCCGGAGCTTTTTCGCATTTGATGATTCTTATTTCCCATCGTAATGATAAG GTTGTTGATGCCGCTGCTCGTTCCTTACGAATGATATATCAATCCAAGTTGGCCCCGAAGTACGACTTTCTTTATGCAAAAAACATTGAGTTCATTTTATCATTACTGAATAAAGGGAATGAAAATGTTACTGGACTTGGTGCTAGTATTATTACACATTCCTGCTGGTCAAAGATGGAGCAGAGAGCTCTCAGTGATGCTGGAGTCCTCAAGAAGCTGGTGTCCCTTCTTCGAGGTTCTCTAAGCCAGAGGGATGCTAGCTTAGAGTCATTAGCCTCGCTTATCAAAGATAATCCAGAGGTCATCTCGAAGTTTGTTGGACCTGAAAGTGGAAGAGCTTTAAGTGCTGTGACCGAGTTAACAAAAGATAGATATCCTCGGACGAGGTTGCTTGCTTGCATGTGTTTGATTGTAGTACAAAGCTCTTCTCCTGCCTCTCTTCAAGTTGCAGGAATTAAAATGAAATTGATAACGATTTTGCTTGAGCTTATGGATGACCCTGGTGAAGTTGGGGATGAAGCTGGCTTTGCTTTGTCAAGTTTCATTTCAGAATCAGAGGATCTGCAGAAATTAGCATTTGAGGCAAATGTTGTTGATAGACTATGTGACCACTTGCAGAATTGTTTATTACAGACTCGCCGTTATCAAGGTATATTGCTTGCATTGGCTGGTCTATGCTCAAAACTGGAGTGCTGCAGATCGAAAATCTTTTCACAtaag GCATTCAACTTGATAATTGATGCCTTAAATCATGAAAGATCCGAAGTACGTGTGGCAGCATGCATTTGCTTAAAGAGTCTCTCTCGCTCAGTCCAG CATCTGAGTGCAGGTCACTTTAAGACAGAATTAATCATTATGCCTTTGGTTAAGCTCTTGTGCGATACTTCTACTTCTGAGCAG GTAGCAGCCCTTGGTGCTATTAGCAACATAGTGATAGATTTTGCTATGCACAAGTCACTTCTCGTTAAATGTGGCGGTGTCAAGCAGCTTGTTCAGCTATCAAAATCCATGGACTCAACTATCAGAGTAAATGCTGTTTGGGCTTTGAGAAACTTAATGTTTCTTGTGGACAATACATGCAAAGAAGGAATTTTTTCTGAGCTTACAGCAATGACATTAAGAAGCCTTATATGTG ATCCCAAACCTTCTGTCCAGGAGCAAGCTCTGGGCCTTGTTCGGAATTTAGTTGATGGATCTGTAGATTCTATCGAGTACATGTTTCTCGAGGACTGTCTCTTACTCAATACTGTTGGAAGGCAACTGCTGAGTGCTTCTAAGACTGAAGTTCTGATTCAG GGGATGTTTGTCCTTTGCAACGTGTCTTCTGGGAATGAGTTTCACAAGGAAGCAGTTATGCACCAATTAATGACACCAGCAGACCCTGATACCTTGTCGATTGTGGTCAAGTTCTTGCAAAATAGTGATAGCCAATTACGCGTAGCTGCTGTCTGGGCTTTGGTAAATCTTACCTCTCCCAGCAGTCCTGGTGCATTTGCTCGTGTTGTAAGATTAAGAAATGCTGGTGTTGTTCAACAATTAAAGACTATGGTCACTGATCCGTGCTTGGATGTGAAG CTTCGTGTGAGAACAGCACTGGGGCAGACCATGACTTTTGATGCCAGTGTGGTATGA